From Tachysurus fulvidraco isolate hzauxx_2018 chromosome 6, HZAU_PFXX_2.0, whole genome shotgun sequence:
TCCTGTGCGTTGTGTCCTTGAATACCGAGTTAGAGGAACAATACAGTGAccaagacatttacatttacatttccagcatttagcagatgcccttattcagagcgattttttctcattttttttatacaattgagcaattgagggttaagggccttgctcaggggcccagcattggcagccTGGTAATGGCAGTGCCAGTAGCAGTGACCGACATTCTGGTACTTTCTTTAAGGCAAATGATAGAAatatgttgcattttttttccatgctaGGGAAGGAGAGAAATGGTTCAAACTCCGATCTGTGCTGAACAAGCGTATGCTGCATCCAAAAGACTCTGTGAAGTATGACAATGTGGTTAATGAGGTGGTCACAGATTTTATCAAACGGATATGTCATCTACGCAAGATGAGCTCCACTGGAGACCTGGTACCCAACATATCCAATGAGCTGTACCGTTTCAGTCTAGAAGGTATGGCCTGTCAGGTATTAATATAACTGCCCAACAATTATATCCagtcttatttttatacatagatTGCTCATAtaattatgtgttttatgttgtatgtGGTGATAAAAATTAGGGATTTCCCGCATATTGTTTGAGACTCGTATTGGCTGTCTTGAAAATGAGATTCCGGCAGAGACTCAAAACTTCATCAACTCCATTGCCCAGATGTTCACTTATACTATGGCTGTGAGCCTGTTACCCAAGTGGACTCGCAATTATTTGCCATTCTGGCAGCGTTACACACTCGGATGGGATGGAATCTTCAGATTTGGTGAGATGATGAAGACACTGCTGTAAcagtttttcctctttcttcctGTCCATCTTCTCTGGTAGATATGTATGCTTTAAAAAATTAGAAGAAGTCTATTACCTCTTCTGTGTATCTAAATTGAAAGAATTTGAAATTGCTTTGAATAGCCGGCAAGTTAATTGACAGGAAGATGGAGGACATTCAGCAGCGCCTGGATGCAGATCAGGAAGTTGCAGGAGAATATCTCAGCTACTTGCTTTCTAACACCAACATGAGTAAGAAGGATGTATACGGCAGCGTTACTGAGCTACTTCTGGCAGGAGTTGACACAGTAAGAATAACAGCACGATGCTATATAACTTTTCTAATTTGATTTAAACCTATTGTGATTAGAAGTATAATGAAGAAtacaacaaattaaaatgtcCTTTCTCTTAAGACATCCAACACCATGATGTGGGCCTTGTACTTACTGTCACAAGATCCAAAGGCACAAGATGCACTGTATCAGGAAGTTAACAGTGTCATCAAGGGGGACAACATTCCAACAGCTGAGGATATAAACAAAATGCCCTATCTCAAGGCGGTCATCAAAGAGACTCTAAggtgaaaagaacaaaacatttataagtACATGTTTGTTGCGTTTAAGTACCATATGGCTTATATTTGTATGGTATGCAGTTACTTAAGGCCTTTTCCACTGTATTTCACCAAAGACAAATCTAGAGGTATGCATGAAACATATCATGGGCAGTGCGATAATTAACAAAAagttaaatgtataatttagcATTTAACAATTCTGTATAAATAGATTagtttattcattatattaagACTATTTTTTTACGTCTAGAATGTACCCAGTGGTTCCCATGAATGCACGCCTTCTATCAGAAAAAGACGTGATTATCGGAGGACACTTCTTCCCGAAGAAGgtactgttttttcccccttatttattttaattctaaacTGTACCATGTAGATATCATTGTTTATATAATCATCCACTCCAATGAACAGACCACATTTATAATGCATCATTATGCAATTGGACATGATGAGATGATATTTCCTGAACCAAGAGTCTTCAAGCCTGAGCGTTGGTTAAGGGATGGGAGGGAGCGTCCCAGCCCATTCGGATCCATTCCATTTGGGTTTggagtgagagggtgtgtgggCAAACGTATCGCTGAACTGGAGATGCACTTGGCTCTGGCAAGGGTAAGAAACTAGGACCTTACTTGATGATTTAATGAATGATATCCAACTGTTTATTTAATAGCAGTTATTCAGCAGTTACAATGGACATATAAAGTCTACAACAGCCCCCTACCTTTTTTTAGTTATGGGGTATGCACACAAAagtggttttattttcttacttttcttttttcactcaaACTTAGTTCACATTTAAGgtggaaaaaatcagatattatacagtatatcttgattaaaatgttttcatcaaAAAACGTTAATCGGAAAAACATGTAATCATTTCATAtccactgtgtgtatatatatatacatatataagttATCTGATATCTGAAGTGTTTACaagtttcactttgtttttattatttaggtaATAAAGCTGTTTAAAATCAAGCTGGATCCCAATGTGGGAGATATCAAAGCTCTCAGTCGCATTGTGCTTGTGGCAGACAAAACAGTCAATTTTAATTTTCTGGAGCGGAAAGAAGTAACCAGTTAAACCTGCTCTAAGCTTTAAAATCCACCAAACATCCATACACCCTTTATAAAAACTATTTCTAAAGACCCTTTCTCCAAAGAGGTGCATGTGCACAGTGCCATGGTATTTCACTGTAACACCATCCTGCTATATTGTTAAACtattctgcacagagactgttcaATCACCTGTGAGGAACTCATAGGAAGTCATTCTAACAATTTTATGTAAACTCTGTAATCTCATTGGTGTATGTATTTCCTGATGCGAATGAAAAACCTCAAACATGAATTTTAGTGATTTCTATTTGTGTGTAAAGACAATTTATAATTcaataagtattttttaaagaaagcagctttttcacattttcagtgTGGATAGAAAAGACACtagattataaaaataataaatgtatcattgttaaaatattatataaaatattatacaatattgtatttaatattgatattttttaatacaatgtaCTATAAACAGCCATGAACATAGTGTGAACAGTTTGTTGTGTCTGAGCATAACATGCACgtatacattaatatattacatatgGTCAAGTCAATaaggttttattgtcattttaaccaattatagctgatgcagtacataacACAAAGCCAAGGACTTAAGTTAGTTAGtcctagctacataaagtgtgtaaaagaattacagataaatgcacccagattccactccaagatGCACATcgaaaagagctcattcctaaaaggCTTatgtatcataaggtaatacttTTAGAACTCTGAATGaataaacttgattaaattGTTAGTATGGaagcggcagcaggacatcaaggatcgcCACTAACAAAGGGTCTACCATTACtgtgattaccatttaaagtgaccatttgcttgataacaattgtaacaataccaagccaaggtgtaTGTGACCatgataaacatttaaagacgtcaagctagacaacaaggtgtagcccagccatttaGGAGATACTCAGTTCTTAAGCTCAATAAACATTCAAAGCGGAacttcatttaaactacaaaaagtgaaaacagtataaaatgcttgagtATGATTTGTCCTGGGTTCTTACTGACTCCAATGAACCCAAAATGCTTCatatattttgtcactgctacgtTGGAATAAGCTTATTCACCATTCACTCATCGtcttattttcatacatttttatttcttacaagtGAATCTATGCagcctagtgcaaacagtgcaagacaaaagacagtgcaaacaaaacacaaaagacaatacacaaaagcagcactgaccagAGAACATACTGTAGAATATACCTAtatgcaaagagcaaaaaaggtGTTCACATAGTTCTGCAAACTCCATAATTTTTATGACATGCATGTTGTATGtctgatatatattatatatatacacacacacacacacacacacacacacacacacacacacacacacacacacacagtagagtCCACAAGAGAGAACTGAAGAATCTGCAGGATCTGTAGAGACTATACTGAAGAGtcatttcagaatcagaatcagctttatcaggatcagctttattgccaggcatgtttacacatgcgaggaatttgttttagggacataatctccacagtgtaacaggatgtcatatgcagtatagaagaaattgtatgtacacatttacaggtgtgaaatgtgcagtttaaataaacatatgaaatatacatatgcaaataagtatacaatatatacaatttgtatgtacacatgtgcaattgtgaaatgtgcagttgaagtaaacagtacagacaatatgtatgcatgtatgtacagagtgcaagtatgaaatgtgcaattgaggtatacatagtgcaaatattaggaattgtgtgttccatggtgttaattgttcatcaggtggattgcttgagggaagaaactgttcctatgtctggtcgttctggagctcagggctctgtagcgccgaccagatggcaacagttcaaagagggagtgtgctggatgtgaggggtccagagtgattttctttgctcttttgctaactctggaggagtacaggtcttggagagtggggagagttgtgccaatgattcgctcagcagtccagactaccctctgtagtcttctgagatcgaatttggtggctgagctgaaccaaacagttactgaggtgcagaggatggatttgatcatggcagtgtaaaactgtttcagcaaatcctgttgcaggttgaacttcttcagctgacgaaggaagtacagcctctgctgagcctttttcacaatgaagtcaatgtgaatgtcccacttcaggtcctgggagattgtggttcccaggaatctgaatgactccactgctgtgacaatgctgtccatgatggttagtgggggaagagcaggggggtttctcctgaagtccaccatcaactccactgtcttgagcgtgttcagctccaggttgttaaggctgctcCAGACAgacagccgctcaacctccagtctgtaagcagactcgtcaccgtcctggatgagcccgatcagtgtggtgtcgtctgcaaaattcaggagcttgacagatgggtcattagaggtgcagtcattcgtgtacagggagaagagtagtggggagagaacacagccctggggggcgccagtgcgggtgctagatttgagtttacccagttgcactagctgctgcctgtctgtcaaagCTGGTGtttgactgacagacagaggagggcacggagagctgggttaatttgggctgtaggagtgatgggatgatggtattaaaggcagagctgaagtccacaaacaggatcctcacataagtccctggtctgtggCAAGATGGCGCCGAGCATGGCAGCTGTGTTGCGAGCTCCGAGGAAACTTTGCAGTTTTTCATTTATCTTACTAGTTATTCTGCTGTCCTGCATGTTGGAAGTTGTTTGCATAACTGCCTACGACAGACACACGCTTCTAAATATAGGTTCCTATGTCACGAAACACAAACCGGACTTTGAGTTCTTGAACGATGGCGATTTGTTTACCAACACCGCATTGGAGTCCTTTGTCTGGGCCGCACGAACGCAACCAAGGAAACGCCTCCGGAAAAGAGGGAAGAGAGCCGGCGTCCTTGTTAGACTCAGACGTCGTCCCCTCCGACCTCCTCTCCCAACCATTTTGCTGGCTAATGTTCAGTCACTAGACAACAAACTCTGTGAACTACGGGCACGTATCTCCTACCAACGAGAAACGAGGGACTGCTGCATTATTTGCCTCACAGAAACCAGGATGTCTGCGGAGGTTCCAGACTCAGCCATCGAGCTCACGGGGTTCTCCGTGCACTGCTCGGACAGGACGAAAGAGCTCACAGGGAAAAGCAGAGGCggaggtgtttgtttttttatcaacaACTTGTGGTGTGATGAAAGGAACCTACACTCTATTAAATCCTTCTGCTCCCCTGACCTGGAATTTCTTATGCTTCTGTGTCGACCATTCTGGCTACCGAGGGAATTTACAGCGGTCATTGTCACAGCTGTTTATATTCCTCCTCAAGCTAACACAGACCAGGCACTCAAGGAACTGTATGGAAATATAAGTGAGCAGGAAACCGCGCACCCAGATGCAGCATTTATTGTAACAGGGGACTTTAACAAAGCCAACTTCAGAACA
This genomic window contains:
- the LOC113654626 gene encoding sterol 26-hydroxylase, mitochondrial-like — its product is MAGRLALRSAEAPAFRVFLRSTTTSLDLKRNAGENATSSVPPGSIRTEAELPEVSLPKVLYRLIFQGYYNRMHELQLYEKQLYGPIYKIRGGDKHTIALNSVELLEELMRKDDKFPTRGDMALWTEYREKNDLGYGPLTKEGEKWFKLRSVLNKRMLHPKDSVKYDNVVNEVVTDFIKRICHLRKMSSTGDLVPNISNELYRFSLEGISRILFETRIGCLENEIPAETQNFINSIAQMFTYTMAVSLLPKWTRNYLPFWQRYTLGWDGIFRFAGKLIDRKMEDIQQRLDADQEVAGEYLSYLLSNTNMSKKDVYGSVTELLLAGVDTTSNTMMWALYLLSQDPKAQDALYQEVNSVIKGDNIPTAEDINKMPYLKAVIKETLRMYPVVPMNARLLSEKDVIIGGHFFPKKTTFIMHHYAIGHDEMIFPEPRVFKPERWLRDGRERPSPFGSIPFGFGVRGCVGKRIAELEMHLALARVIKLFKIKLDPNVGDIKALSRIVLVADKTVNFNFLERKEVTS